The following proteins come from a genomic window of Pirellula staleyi DSM 6068:
- a CDS encoding carbon-nitrogen hydrolase has protein sequence MPYEYRDSRKVKVACVQMTCTDEREPNVEKALARIADAAAAGANIVCLQELFTGPYFCQSEDHRQFDRAEPIPGPSSEALAAAAKKHGVVIIGSLFERRAHGLYHNTAVILDADGTQLGIYRKMHIPDDPLYYEKFYFTPGDLGFRSFATKFGRIGVCVCWDQWYPEAARLTALTGAEIIFYPTAIGWLPEEKAEFGESQHRAWETMMRSHSIANGVFVAAPNRVGREGALEFWGGSFISDPNGNLIAKASHDREEILISECDLGLVNVVRTHWPFLRDRRIDAYGDITRRYIDDLR, from the coding sequence GAGCCGAATGTCGAAAAAGCACTCGCTCGCATTGCCGACGCCGCTGCTGCCGGCGCGAATATCGTCTGCCTGCAGGAGCTGTTTACCGGTCCTTACTTCTGCCAGTCGGAAGATCACCGGCAGTTCGACCGCGCCGAACCCATTCCAGGCCCTTCGAGCGAAGCACTTGCTGCCGCTGCCAAAAAACATGGCGTGGTGATCATCGGTTCGTTGTTCGAGCGTCGCGCACACGGACTGTACCACAACACCGCTGTGATTCTCGATGCCGACGGCACGCAGCTCGGCATCTATCGCAAGATGCACATTCCCGACGATCCACTCTACTACGAGAAATTCTACTTCACGCCAGGTGATCTCGGGTTCCGTAGTTTCGCCACCAAGTTTGGCCGGATCGGTGTTTGTGTCTGCTGGGATCAATGGTATCCCGAAGCGGCCCGTCTCACTGCCCTCACGGGTGCCGAGATTATTTTCTACCCTACCGCGATCGGCTGGCTCCCCGAAGAGAAAGCCGAGTTTGGCGAGAGCCAGCACCGCGCTTGGGAAACGATGATGCGGAGCCATTCGATTGCCAATGGGGTTTTCGTCGCTGCGCCAAATCGCGTCGGTCGCGAAGGTGCTCTCGAGTTTTGGGGAGGTTCGTTCATCTCCGATCCCAATGGCAACCTGATCGCCAAAGCATCACACGACCGCGAAGAGATTTTGATCTCGGAGTGCGATCTCGGACTCGTGAACGTCGTCCGCACCCACTGGCCCTTCCTCCGCGATCGACGCATTGATGCTTACGGCGATATTACGAGGCGATACATCGATGACCTCCGCTAA
- a CDS encoding agmatine deiminase family protein, whose product MTSANELPAQLGYRWPAEWEPQASVWVSWPRNVESWPGKFEPVPGEFAQLVRAMAQFQRVNINAGRPEVMAQAESLVGNVPNVFLHDIPTNDAWCRDHGPTFLTSDRDLPPALVDWQYNAWGGKYPPFDFDNEVPGKIAKIQGRHVFTPGIILEGGAIDGNGRGTLLTTRSCLLNENRNPHLDQAATEQYLRDYLGVQKILWMTGGEIEGDDTDGHIDQLARFVDARTVVVSVCEDESDENYGPTQQNLAELQAMTDQDDRPLEIVRLPLPRPLFVDDQRLPAGYCNFVFVNGGVVVPQFGDPADARAIAILQELLPHHRVIGSPSLDLVWGLGSFHCLSQQEPLTKLPLPK is encoded by the coding sequence ATGACCTCCGCTAACGAACTCCCCGCGCAACTTGGTTATCGCTGGCCCGCGGAATGGGAACCGCAAGCGAGTGTCTGGGTCTCGTGGCCGCGCAATGTCGAAAGCTGGCCCGGTAAATTCGAGCCAGTTCCCGGCGAGTTTGCGCAGCTGGTGCGCGCGATGGCCCAGTTTCAGAGAGTCAACATCAACGCCGGACGCCCCGAGGTGATGGCGCAAGCCGAGTCGCTCGTCGGCAACGTGCCGAACGTGTTTCTGCACGACATTCCGACGAACGATGCCTGGTGTCGCGACCATGGACCAACGTTTTTGACGAGCGATCGTGATCTCCCCCCCGCCCTCGTCGACTGGCAATACAACGCCTGGGGTGGCAAGTATCCACCATTTGATTTCGACAACGAAGTCCCTGGGAAAATTGCGAAAATCCAAGGCCGCCATGTTTTCACTCCAGGCATCATCCTCGAAGGTGGCGCGATCGACGGGAATGGCCGAGGGACCCTGCTCACCACGCGCAGCTGTCTCTTGAACGAGAATCGCAATCCGCACCTCGATCAGGCCGCCACCGAGCAATACCTGCGCGACTATCTTGGGGTGCAGAAGATCCTCTGGATGACCGGGGGCGAAATCGAAGGGGACGACACCGATGGTCACATCGATCAGCTCGCGCGCTTTGTCGATGCACGAACGGTCGTCGTTTCGGTGTGCGAGGACGAAAGCGATGAGAACTACGGGCCGACCCAGCAGAACTTGGCCGAACTCCAAGCGATGACCGATCAAGACGATCGTCCGCTCGAAATCGTGCGTCTACCACTCCCCCGGCCACTGTTTGTCGACGATCAGCGACTGCCGGCTGGTTACTGCAACTTTGTGTTCGTCAACGGCGGAGTCGTTGTGCCACAATTTGGCGACCCCGCCGATGCGCGGGCGATCGCGATCCTGCAAGAGTTGCTTCCCCATCATCGCGTGATCGGTTCGCCATCACTCGATTTGGTGTGGGGACTCGGATCGTTCCACTGCCTCTCGCAGCAAGAGCCTCTTACGAAGTTGCCACTTCCGAAATAG
- a CDS encoding MATE family efflux transporter has translation MKSLAADPTRSTETWWNRPCGGRDVLAVAFPLIVSTAFWSVQWFVDRMFLMWYSTEAMSASLPAGMMHWTMLCLPMGVASYCNAFVAQYYGAERYGRIGRAVGQGEIFGWIMTPIFLISIPLASYLFTFSELSQSGLDYFRWMAPGAGAVVLSNAMSSYYTGRGLTWTVMRVNVFGTLVNIVLDYMLVFGVAGLPELGIKGAALATVIANWSNVLIFGWLMSRDENREKFGLAGRLRFDYELAKRMVIYGIPSALPMAVEACAFSLMTMFVYRLGATEAAATGLAFNVNAVAFIPVFGISIAVTTLVGQQLGAGNPKLAARATWTAQVIALCYTGVFAIAYISIPDFFLLAHESGAKDAAEFEEVRALTVILLRFVACYCWFDALQTVFVGALKGAGDTRFVLFTVTIVSGAAVSIGAFGQFKLGWNIFGWWWVLAFWLFTLSAVYCTRFIQGKWQSMRIIEAEPEAVELP, from the coding sequence ATGAAATCGCTCGCTGCCGATCCGACCAGATCGACAGAAACCTGGTGGAACCGGCCGTGCGGTGGTCGAGATGTGCTTGCGGTGGCCTTTCCGCTGATTGTCTCCACCGCTTTCTGGTCGGTGCAGTGGTTCGTCGACCGCATGTTCCTGATGTGGTATTCGACCGAAGCGATGTCAGCCTCGCTTCCCGCCGGGATGATGCACTGGACGATGCTCTGCCTGCCGATGGGAGTGGCCTCGTACTGCAATGCTTTCGTGGCTCAGTATTACGGTGCCGAGCGATACGGTCGCATTGGCCGCGCGGTGGGGCAGGGGGAGATCTTCGGCTGGATCATGACGCCGATTTTTCTGATTTCGATTCCACTCGCCTCCTACCTCTTTACGTTTTCAGAGCTGTCACAAAGTGGCCTCGACTATTTCCGCTGGATGGCGCCCGGAGCTGGTGCCGTCGTCCTCTCAAACGCCATGTCGAGCTACTACACCGGTCGCGGTCTCACCTGGACGGTGATGCGTGTAAACGTCTTTGGCACGCTCGTGAATATCGTGCTCGACTACATGCTTGTCTTCGGTGTTGCGGGGCTTCCCGAACTGGGGATCAAAGGGGCAGCGCTGGCCACGGTGATTGCCAACTGGTCGAACGTTCTCATCTTCGGCTGGCTGATGAGTCGCGACGAAAATCGCGAAAAGTTTGGGCTCGCAGGTCGCTTGCGTTTCGACTACGAACTGGCCAAACGAATGGTAATTTACGGCATTCCCAGCGCGCTACCGATGGCGGTCGAGGCGTGTGCTTTCTCGCTGATGACGATGTTTGTTTACCGCCTCGGCGCCACCGAAGCTGCCGCCACAGGTCTGGCGTTTAACGTGAATGCGGTGGCGTTCATTCCTGTATTTGGAATCAGCATTGCGGTGACCACCCTCGTGGGACAGCAACTGGGGGCTGGTAATCCAAAGCTAGCGGCGCGTGCCACTTGGACGGCTCAGGTGATCGCGCTCTGCTACACCGGTGTCTTCGCTATCGCTTATATCTCAATCCCCGATTTCTTTTTGCTCGCCCATGAATCGGGAGCCAAAGATGCTGCTGAATTCGAGGAGGTGCGCGCACTGACTGTGATTCTGCTTCGCTTCGTCGCCTGCTACTGCTGGTTCGATGCACTGCAAACGGTGTTTGTCGGTGCGCTCAAAGGGGCTGGGGATACACGCTTTGTCCTCTTCACCGTCACGATTGTTTCCGGCGCAGCTGTTTCGATTGGTGCCTTTGGCCAGTTCAAACTCGGCTGGAACATCTTTGGCTGGTGGTGGGTTCTCGCGTTTTGGCTCTTCACGCTCTCCGCCGTTTACTGCACCCGTTTCATTCAAGGGAAGTGGCAGTCGATGCGCATTATCGAGGCGGAACCCGAGGCGGTCGAACTGCCGTAA
- the queF gene encoding preQ(1) synthase, protein MSDTPRNLLETFENKFPSRDYTIEIVAPEFTSVCPLTGQPDFGTITLRYTPDAKCVELKSFKFYLQSFRNRGIFYENVTNSIFDDLVAVLEPRHLVLTARFTPRGGISSVIEVVHQKTK, encoded by the coding sequence GTGTCTGATACCCCCCGAAATCTGCTCGAAACGTTCGAAAACAAGTTCCCCTCGCGCGACTATACGATCGAGATCGTCGCCCCCGAATTCACTTCGGTATGCCCCCTCACAGGGCAGCCCGACTTTGGCACCATCACGCTCCGCTATACCCCCGATGCGAAATGCGTGGAGCTGAAGAGCTTTAAGTTCTACCTGCAAAGCTTCCGTAATCGCGGAATCTTCTACGAGAACGTCACGAACTCGATCTTCGACGACTTGGTCGCAGTGCTTGAGCCCCGGCATCTTGTCCTCACCGCTCGCTTCACTCCTCGTGGCGGCATCTCTTCGGTCATCGAAGTGGTGCACCAAAAAACAAAGTAA
- the larC gene encoding nickel pincer cofactor biosynthesis protein LarC — translation MKIAYIDCLSGISGDMFLGALVDSGVPLEQLQAAIDSLAIPVCRLEATSVHRKGFRSLKVKVHTEPEKAHRHLHHIVDKIEASQVLTAPQKDLAKRIFTKLGIAEATVHGTDLRKVHFHEVGAADSIADIVGAAVGITLLGVDRIVCSPVPTGSGFIEIDHGRVSIPAPATAELLKGIPLAPSVATIELTTPTGAAIVATVADTFGPLPAMTMQTIGIGAGDHDLKVQPNIMRLIIGESTAELARDDVWVLETNLDDVTGEVIGHATSKLLDAGALDVYTTAIQMKKNRPGVLITVLAPAELAAKCEKILFRETGTLGIRRYLASRHKLERRACSVETSIGLVAGKLATLSDGTESFSPEYEACRVIAAEKNLPLREVYEIALRAFEQKTT, via the coding sequence ATGAAGATTGCATACATCGATTGCTTGAGCGGCATCAGCGGCGATATGTTCCTCGGAGCCCTCGTCGACTCTGGGGTTCCGCTCGAGCAATTGCAGGCTGCTATCGACTCGCTCGCGATTCCCGTTTGTCGGCTCGAAGCCACCAGTGTGCATCGCAAAGGGTTTCGCTCGCTGAAGGTGAAAGTGCATACCGAGCCTGAGAAGGCGCACCGCCACCTGCACCATATCGTCGACAAGATCGAAGCCTCGCAGGTTCTCACCGCGCCCCAAAAAGACCTCGCCAAACGGATTTTCACCAAGCTCGGAATCGCTGAAGCGACCGTGCATGGAACCGATCTGCGAAAGGTCCATTTCCACGAAGTGGGGGCGGCTGATTCGATTGCCGATATCGTCGGCGCTGCGGTCGGAATTACGCTGCTGGGTGTCGATCGGATCGTCTGTTCTCCGGTGCCAACGGGAAGCGGTTTTATCGAAATCGATCACGGCCGCGTCAGCATCCCGGCTCCAGCAACCGCCGAACTCCTCAAGGGAATTCCACTCGCTCCTTCGGTTGCGACCATCGAACTCACAACCCCCACCGGTGCCGCCATTGTCGCCACTGTCGCTGACACGTTTGGTCCACTCCCGGCGATGACGATGCAAACCATCGGTATCGGGGCTGGGGATCACGACCTGAAAGTACAGCCGAACATCATGCGGCTGATCATCGGCGAGTCGACCGCTGAACTTGCTCGCGACGATGTGTGGGTCCTCGAGACCAATCTCGACGACGTCACCGGAGAAGTGATTGGCCATGCCACTTCGAAATTGCTCGACGCCGGCGCACTCGATGTCTACACCACTGCGATTCAGATGAAAAAGAATCGCCCCGGTGTTCTCATCACGGTCTTGGCTCCAGCAGAACTGGCGGCGAAGTGCGAAAAGATTTTGTTCCGCGAAACCGGCACGCTTGGAATCCGGCGCTACCTGGCGAGTCGTCACAAACTCGAGCGCCGGGCATGTTCGGTGGAGACATCGATCGGCCTCGTCGCTGGCAAACTGGCGACCCTTTCCGACGGCACGGAAAGTTTCTCTCCCGAGTACGAAGCTTGCCGCGTGATTGCTGCCGAAAAGAATCTGCCTCTACGCGAGGTCTATGAAATTGCTCTTCGCGCGTTTGAGCAGAAAACAACTTAA
- a CDS encoding 7-carboxy-7-deazaguanine synthase QueE, translating into MLIAELYTSLQGEGRLTGTPSVFVRASGCNLRCWFCDTPFTSWQPEGEDWSLEEIVHQVQAKQTSHVVITGGEPMLYSEMVPLTQELKRLGLHITIETAGTLHLEVACDLMSISPKLASSTPSVARAGRWAARHERVRHQPHVIRKMIAEYDYQLKFVIDSESDFAELDSWLEEFPEVRPERVLLMPQGTKLEELAARSAWLAPFCAARGFQLCPRKHIEWYGATRGT; encoded by the coding sequence ATGCTGATCGCTGAACTTTACACGTCGCTGCAAGGGGAAGGGCGCCTGACAGGCACCCCGAGCGTGTTTGTGCGCGCCAGCGGCTGTAATCTTCGCTGCTGGTTTTGCGACACCCCCTTCACGAGCTGGCAACCTGAAGGGGAAGACTGGAGCCTCGAAGAAATCGTTCACCAGGTGCAGGCGAAGCAAACGTCGCACGTGGTGATCACCGGCGGCGAACCGATGCTCTATAGCGAAATGGTGCCGCTGACGCAGGAACTGAAGCGACTCGGGCTGCACATCACCATCGAGACAGCAGGCACGCTTCATTTGGAAGTTGCCTGCGATTTGATGTCGATTAGTCCCAAGCTCGCCAGCAGCACGCCGAGCGTGGCGCGTGCTGGTCGCTGGGCAGCTCGTCATGAGCGCGTGCGGCATCAGCCCCACGTGATTCGCAAAATGATCGCCGAGTACGACTATCAGCTGAAATTTGTGATCGATAGCGAGAGCGATTTCGCGGAGCTCGACAGTTGGCTCGAAGAGTTTCCCGAGGTTCGTCCCGAACGAGTGCTGCTGATGCCGCAAGGAACGAAGCTCGAGGAGTTAGCGGCGCGTAGTGCTTGGCTCGCCCCCTTTTGTGCCGCTCGCGGGTTTCAGCTTTGTCCGCGAAAACATATCGAGTGGTACGGCGCAACGCGCGGCACTTAG
- a CDS encoding lysophospholipid acyltransferase family protein translates to MTLTTTQAIGFSLGALALGLLVVMIVNMARSRMNPLQCVLWVLAWLIAKLWWRAQLPGPVPLPENVGAILVVNHRSSVDPFFVQTATGRKVHWMVAREYCESAAFGWFLRAVEVIPVNRGGVDTQSTKAALRLTAAGGLVGMFPEGRINMTDEFMLPVRPGVAMIALKSKVPLLPCYIEGSPYGGTAWSPFLMRARVKVKYGDPIDITEYLGREHEEGVLEELTLRAVKALAELAGKPDFEPKLAGKKWKPTQEELDADVARLKEKQSRDEASGAP, encoded by the coding sequence ATGACGCTCACAACCACGCAGGCGATTGGGTTTTCTCTCGGCGCTCTTGCGCTCGGGCTGCTCGTTGTGATGATCGTGAACATGGCTCGCAGTCGCATGAATCCGCTGCAATGCGTGCTGTGGGTCCTCGCGTGGCTGATCGCCAAACTGTGGTGGCGAGCGCAACTTCCAGGACCAGTTCCACTTCCCGAGAACGTCGGGGCCATCCTGGTGGTGAATCATCGCAGCAGCGTCGATCCTTTTTTCGTACAGACAGCAACCGGTCGCAAAGTGCACTGGATGGTGGCGCGCGAGTACTGTGAAAGTGCAGCGTTTGGTTGGTTCTTGCGCGCGGTGGAAGTGATTCCGGTGAATCGTGGCGGCGTCGACACGCAGTCGACGAAGGCCGCGCTGCGACTCACAGCGGCGGGTGGTCTTGTCGGAATGTTCCCTGAAGGTCGCATCAACATGACCGACGAATTCATGTTGCCGGTGCGCCCCGGCGTCGCCATGATCGCGCTCAAATCGAAAGTGCCACTCCTTCCTTGCTACATCGAAGGCTCTCCTTACGGCGGGACCGCCTGGAGTCCGTTTTTGATGCGAGCCCGAGTCAAAGTGAAGTATGGCGACCCGATCGATATCACCGAATATCTGGGGCGCGAGCACGAAGAGGGTGTGCTCGAAGAGTTGACGCTGCGGGCCGTGAAAGCGCTGGCTGAACTCGCGGGAAAGCCCGATTTCGAGCCTAAACTGGCAGGTAAAAAATGGAAGCCGACCCAGGAAGAACTCGATGCCGACGTCGCTCGGCTGAAAGAAAAACAGTCGCGCGACGAAGCGAGTGGAGCACCGTAG
- a CDS encoding ATP-grasp domain-containing protein: protein MPSPLIILGASTRALAQSAVRAGYEPWCVDLFADQDLRALAPVVQIQRYPTEFLRAIDQAPEAPWIYTGGLENYPLLIERMARKRRLLGNHPETLRAVRSPTLVQQMASRAGLRALDVRFAADQLAGSQQRYLVKPLRSAGGLAIRSLTTSETIPRRCFAQEHAEGESLAILVVVSRGGVQLLGATRQLHEQAHPRGAYVYAGSIGPLSLTEVETTQIRSFVKLFAAEHRLVGIVGIDCIRTSSGLAVVEINPRYTASVEILERATGVPALDWHCRACGGDLDVASLTIADRADRRIVGKQIVYATESCAASSDLSLRDDWADVPHPLEQFAAGMPLLTVFAEGTSMLEVQQQLARKSDEARRLFSPSK from the coding sequence ATGCCGTCGCCACTCATCATTCTCGGGGCATCGACCCGCGCTTTGGCCCAGTCGGCTGTGCGGGCTGGCTATGAGCCTTGGTGCGTGGATCTCTTTGCCGATCAGGATCTGCGGGCCCTTGCGCCGGTCGTGCAGATTCAGCGCTATCCCACCGAGTTCCTGCGCGCTATCGATCAGGCTCCTGAGGCACCTTGGATTTACACAGGTGGCCTCGAAAACTATCCGCTGCTGATCGAGCGCATGGCGCGGAAACGTCGCCTGCTGGGTAACCATCCAGAGACGCTCCGTGCGGTGCGATCGCCAACCCTCGTTCAGCAAATGGCGAGTCGCGCTGGTTTGCGCGCGCTAGACGTACGATTCGCTGCTGATCAACTCGCTGGCTCTCAGCAGCGCTATCTCGTGAAGCCACTTCGATCGGCAGGTGGACTGGCGATTCGATCGCTCACTACCAGCGAAACGATTCCACGTCGCTGTTTTGCCCAAGAGCATGCGGAAGGAGAATCTCTAGCGATTTTGGTAGTGGTTTCTCGCGGGGGAGTGCAGCTGCTTGGCGCGACACGTCAGCTGCACGAACAAGCGCATCCGCGCGGGGCATATGTTTACGCTGGATCGATCGGTCCCCTATCGCTCACAGAAGTTGAAACTACGCAGATCCGAAGTTTTGTGAAGCTTTTTGCTGCCGAGCATCGACTGGTGGGAATTGTCGGGATCGATTGCATTCGAACTTCCAGCGGACTTGCCGTGGTCGAGATCAATCCGCGTTATACGGCCAGCGTAGAAATCCTCGAACGTGCCACCGGTGTCCCTGCGCTCGACTGGCATTGTCGCGCTTGTGGAGGGGATTTAGACGTCGCCAGTCTAACTATTGCCGATCGTGCCGATCGACGCATTGTGGGGAAGCAAATTGTCTATGCGACGGAGAGTTGCGCTGCGTCGAGCGATCTAAGTCTGCGTGATGACTGGGCCGATGTGCCCCATCCTCTCGAGCAGTTTGCAGCAGGGATGCCGCTGCTGACAGTTTTCGCCGAAGGGACATCGATGCTCGAAGTTCAGCAGCAACTCGCGCGTAAGAGCGACGAAGCGCGTCGGCTGTTTTCTCCGTCCAAGTAG
- a CDS encoding EVE domain-containing protein, translating into MAKKKSTSKSTSKPTPAKSAPSKQATSGPGSADRTHWLVKTEPESWSVDDFLKAPKKTTHWDGVRNYQARNMLRDEMKLGHEVLVYHSNAEPPAIVGLAEVVREGYPDPSSWDKSSHYFDEGTSPDNVRWYMVDLRLKEKFAQPIPLPQLREDPQLDGMELLRKGSRLSVQSVSSAHFAHILRLAGAK; encoded by the coding sequence ATGGCCAAGAAGAAATCTACATCGAAGTCGACCTCGAAACCAACACCAGCCAAGTCTGCCCCTTCGAAGCAGGCAACCAGCGGCCCTGGTTCTGCCGATCGGACGCACTGGCTGGTGAAGACCGAACCTGAATCGTGGAGTGTCGACGATTTTTTGAAAGCGCCGAAGAAAACGACCCACTGGGACGGGGTTCGAAACTACCAAGCCCGCAATATGCTCCGCGATGAAATGAAGCTGGGGCACGAGGTGCTTGTGTACCACAGCAACGCCGAGCCACCGGCGATCGTTGGTCTTGCAGAGGTAGTGCGCGAGGGCTACCCCGATCCAAGTTCGTGGGACAAGTCGAGTCATTACTTCGACGAAGGGACATCCCCCGATAACGTCCGCTGGTACATGGTTGATCTGCGGCTGAAAGAGAAATTCGCCCAACCAATTCCACTCCCTCAGCTGCGCGAGGATCCGCAGCTCGACGGCATGGAACTACTCCGCAAAGGATCGAGGCTGAGCGTGCAAAGTGTTTCGAGCGCGCACTTTGCCCATATCTTGCGACTCGCTGGCGCGAAGTAA